TCTATMAGCAATTTTGCTATATCATTATATCCACTTACAGAAGCATTYATTAAAGCTGTTCTATCATAAGAATCTAATGCATTACAGTTTGCACCTTGCTCTAAATATGATTKAACTTTTTTTATATTATTATCTTCTACAGCAGAAAATAACAATTCATCTAAAGTTTTAGAATAYAAAAGAATATKAAACAARAATAATATAACAAATACTTT
The genomic region above belongs to Brachyspira sp. SAP_772 and contains:
- a CDS encoding ankyrin repeat domain-containing protein; this translates as MKKVFVILFLFXILLYSKTLDELLFSAVEDNNIKKVXSYLEQGANCNALDSYDRTALXNASVSGYNDIAKLLIEEGTDVNIRDKAGATALMYTARDTNYXMVEFLLKNGADVNIRDT